The following DNA comes from Teredinibacter haidensis.
ATTCTGGATCGGTAGCGAAGGCTTTTTCATAAGCTTCGAGAATGTTTTCTCCCAGTGCAACACCGCAGGGGTTGGCGTGCTTCACAATCACACAGGCTGGGCCGTCAAACTGTTTCACGGTCTCGAGTGCCGCATCGGTATCGGCCATGTTGTTGTAGGAAAGCTCTTTTCCCTGCAACTGTTTCGCCGAGGCCGCGCAGGAGTCGCTAAAGCTTTTCTCTTTGTAGAAAGCCGCTTTCTGGTGAGGGTTTTCCCCGTAGCGCATGCTCTGCACTTTCTCAAATTGCAGATTGAAGGTGCGGGGGAAATTGTCTTCGCCCGGAGCTACCTTTTGGCCAAGATAGTTGGCAATGGCGCCGTCGTAGGCAGATGTGTGTTCGAATGCCTGTACACACAAATCAAAACGGGTATCCAGAGAAATAGCACCGTTGTTCGACTGCATTTCTGTTAGTACGGTTTCGTAGCTGTTGGCATTGACTACAATCGCGACATCTTTAAAGTTTTTCGCCGCTGCACGTACCATCGTAGGCCCGCCGATATCGATATTTTCGATTGCGGTTGGTAGGTCGCAGTCCGGGTTGGCAATGGTCTGTTCGAAGGGGTAGAGGTTAACAACGACCATATCGATGGGATTGATGCCGTGCTTTGCCATTACAGCATCGTCGATGCCGCGACGGGCGAGAATACCGCCGTGCACTTTGGGGTGTAGTGTTTTTACTCGACCGCTCATCATCTCGGGGAAGCCGGTGTAGTCCGAAATTTCAATGGCGGGAATATTGTTGTCGCACAGCAATTTATAGGTGCCTCCGGTAGAAAGCAGTTCTACACCTTGAGCACTTAAGGCTTGGGCGAATTCAACAATGCCGGTTTTGTCAGACACGCTGATTAGGGCGCGCTTGATGGTTACGGGTTCAGCAACGTTTGTCATGAGTGGATGCGTTCCTGTGATTGGGAGGATGAATCATGTAGTCCGTTGCAACCAATACAAAAAAACTACCGCCCGGAGCTGGTTATGGTCGGGAGTAGACATCTTTTTATAAAGTAGCCACAGAAGTAGCCAGAGGTATTGGGTGCTGAGCAACACTTTACAACAGCATAGACGGCGTTTTGGAAGACTATGCTCAATGTAAGATTGAGTCTATGTCATTGTTGTCGGGCTGTTGTTGGTTGAAACTTAAAGGCCGGATCTACCGGCCTTTTTGGCATGGTGAACAAGTATTCACCCGTTTTCAAAAATACTTAAAGTAATCCGTATTGTTTGAGTTTTTTACGCAGTGTGCCTCGGTTTAGGCCTAGAACCTGTGCTGCACGGGTTTGGTTGTGTCGGGTGTACTTCATAACAACTTCAAGCATTGGCGCTTCGACTTCTGCCAATACCATATCATAAACATCACTCACGTCTTGACCGTCGAGGTGTTGGAAGTAGTTAGATACGGCTTTCTCTACACTGTCCCTCAATGAAGGCTCTTGGCTGCTATTGTACTGTTCACCGTTGACGGGTTGAGTACTAAATTCTCGCGCGCCTTCTCTCAGAAGCGTATCCGCTGTGTTCATGCTGCATTTTCCTCATGTGTTTCTGGCCGGTTAAAGAAATTTGTCACGGCCTCAAGTTGTGATTGTAAGGTGTCTAACTGATTAAAGTGTTGAAGGAACGTTTTTGCCCCCTGGTATCGCTCGAGATACCAGCGAGTGTGTTTTCGCGCAATGCGAACGCCCTTCGTCTCTCCATAGAACACTGTAAGTTCGTTAAGGTGCCAAGCCAGTGTTTTTTGTAACTGGTGCGCACTGGGCGTGGTTTTGAGCTTACCTTCTTGCAGGTAGTGCTCGACTTGCTCAAAAATCCAGGGGTTACCAAGGGCGGGGCGACCGATCATTACCGCTGCGGCTCCCGTGTACGCGAGCACACGTTCAGCTTTTTGCGGGGTATCGATATCTCCGTTGGCGATCACTGGGAGAGCAACGCTGTCGACTATTTCGGCAATGGTGTCGTACTCAGCATTACCATTAAAGCGACAAGCGCGTGTTCGGCCATGAATGGCCAAGGCCTGTATGCCGCTCTCCTCGGCAATACGGGCAATTCTCTTTCCATTGCGGTTGGTACTATCCCAACCTGTTCGGGTTTTTAGCGTTACTGGAGCAGAAACACTGTTAACAACCGTCGTGAGTATTTCTGCTACTAGGGATTCATTTTGTAGGAGCGCTGAGCCCGCCAGTTTTTTACACACTTTCTTAGCCGGGCAGCCCATATTAATATCGATGATTTTGGCGCCATTAGCAACCGCTAGTTGCGCAGCTTCGGCCATCATTTGTGGATCGCTGCCAGCAATCTGTATGCTGATGGGGGTTTGCTCCTGCGCTTCGCCGGCTAGTCGCGAGCGAGTTTTGTTACTGCTCCACAAGCGGGTATCGCTGGTTACCATTTCTGATGTTGTCAGTCCGGCCCCGAATTGGCGGCACAGGCGGCGGAAGGGTGCATCGGTTACGCCAGCCATGGGCGCAAGCACAGTTCGGCCCGCAATGGTATAAGGTCCAATTTGGAACAAACGACTCCCCCCAAAAGAATGGTCTGCAATTACATCTAAGTGCCTGATTTAACAGTCAATATAATATCAGGTAACCATTCCCTTATAACCGTCGAAGGTTCTGTTAAATGGTTAATACTGATCGATAGTTGAGTGTTTCAGGTGGCGCACATATCGCCTTTAAGGAAGGCAAAGCCGTCTCCAAAAAAGGGTGGCTATAATACCCGTTGTTACACATGTTTGGAATGCACAATTTGATCAGATTGGTCAAAAAAATAGCAGTCTTTGATGTTTTTCAATGAGGCGTCAAAGAGCTTGCTTAGAATGGGCTTATTTATTGGGCTATTGTGATGCGATAGCCCACGGCCTTGGGGCCGGGGTCGGCAATTTCGAGAGCAATATGAATGGGCTGTTTGCTAGGCATACTGTCTTTGCCGGCCATTTCACCCCCCAGGTACTCGCGGGGCTCAAAGCGACGAGCGGCAACGGGTTGATCCTGCATATCGGTGAAAACGAGGTCGAGCGATGGAAAACGCTGAGGGAAGGCGGCTGCATTTTGCAATACAGCATCGACCACCAGTGCATTACTGCGCTCGGGGTGGCTGCGAACCACTAGGTTGACAGCGTGAATCTCGGCTCGGTTAACTAGGGGGGGGAGAGTACAATTGAGCCACTGGCAGGCCTGGGCGTAGTAGCTGCGGTAGGGCTCTGTACGGTTTAGGCGGTCAAATTGAAGCCAGGCGACTTGTGCCACTAAGGCAATACTCATAAGACCAATCAGAGGAGCCCAGAGTAGCTTGGACTCAAGAAAATGTCGGTTCTTGCGGTAGGAAAATTCTACCGGTTCCGGTTCAATGGCGTGGATAAATTGGTGCTGTGGCGTGGCGGCGGTTTCGTAATCTGGTTCGATAATGGCTTCCAGCTCGCTCAGGGATGGTTCTGCAGAAGTAAAAACCGGTTCGTGAATGCGGTCGGTCGTGCTTCTATGGGCCGCTTCCTCTATTTCTTTTTCACTGTACTCAGCGTGGTAATCGGAGTAGTTGGATTCTTCGTAATGATCTTCGCTCAAGTCGTGATTATTGTCGTGGTTCGCATCATCTGCACTATTGTTGTCTTGCGAGGTATCTTTGCGGACATAGAGTTGTTCGTCCTCGGCGCCATCAATAAGGTCAAGCGCCCAGCTTTCATCGGACGTTTCTTCATCGTCGTCATCCTCTTGAAGAATTTCCCGCTCAAACAGGTTGGATTCCTGTGATCCTACCGATGTACTGTAAAGGATATTGTCGTTGAAGTCGGCTTCGTAGTCGCCTTTTTCTTCGGTATCGAGTTCATCCAGCGGCATATCATCGCTGATCAGAATATCATCATCTTCTTTATGGGTGTCTTCTATTACTGGCTTCTGTATTGGCGCAGGCTTGGGTGCGCTCTTTTTCGGTTTGTTGGTTAATGGTTTTGGTTTGGTCTTGGGTTTTGGTTTGGGCGTTTCGACAGGAGTTGTTTCAAGCGCGGCGTTTTGCACCAAGTGGGCTCGGGCATTAAAAATATTCAGGCAGGAGCCACAGCGAACCGCACCCTTGGCAGACTTAAGATGTGCCTCGGTGATTCGGAAGGATGTGTGACACTTTGGGCAGCGCGTAATGGTCTCTGCCATATCGGCTAGAACTCTCCACCTAGAAACTTCATTAACTTTAGTACCTAATGTGCTATCAGGCTTAACTTTGTGTGCAGTTTAACCTTAACCTGGGGGAGCGTAAATCGAACGAGGCACTTTTCTCCCTGGTTGTGTCACTAAAATCACTTTCTCACGGCTTAGCTGTTCCTGTTATGCAAATCCATTCGTCCTTGGTCTCGACGCTGTCGATATCGATCGAGGACTCATAAGCGGCAACAATAGATTGCTGCTGGGTATTCAGCACGCCGGAAAGGCAGAGTTTGGCTCCGGGCTTGAGTAGTTTACCGAGCGTGGGCGCCAGCTCAACCAATGGGCCAGCAAGGATGTTGGCGAGTACGATGTCGACCGGTTCGCGGGGGCAGGCGTCAGGGAAAAAGACCGGGAATTGCTCCGCCTGCAAGGCGTTGCGCTGTACGTTGTCACGGGTTGCCAGCAGCGCTTGAGGGTCGATATCAACGCCAGTGGCTTTACTTGCTCCCAGTAATAAGGCCGCAATGCCCAGTATGCCTGAGCCGCAGCCGTAGTCGGTAACGGTTTTGCCTTCTACCGCTTGCTCAGCCAGCCATTTAAGGCAAAGAAAGGTGGTGGGGTGGGTGCCGGTGCCGAAAGCCAGACCCGGATCCAGCATCAAATTTACCGCGTTAGGGTTGGGTGGCGATGTCCAGCTAGGGCATATCCACAAGTTGTCGGCACATTGAATGGGGTGGTAGTGGCTCATCCATTCCCGCTCCCAGTCTTTATCTTCCAATAGGTGCCAGTTGGCGCTGTCGAGCATTTTTCCCGTACCGCGCTGAAAGTACTTGGCTATGTCTGCACGTATTTGTGCGGTATTGACATCCGCGTCAAACAGACCTGTAACGCGGGTTTCCTGCCACAGGGGGGTTTCACCTAGCTCGGGCTCGAAAATGGGTTGATCAGCGTTATCTTCCAGGGTCACGGCTAGTGAGCCGTTTTCAAGAAGCGCGGTTTCAACGATAGGGGCTTGGTCGCGCGAGCTGTCGATGCGCAGTTGTAGCCAGGGCATGAGCGGCTCCTCAGATAAAACACCGCAGCCGGAAAGGCTGCGGTGTGGATTGGTTTGATGTGAAAGTGGAGCTTAGAGTCCCAGCTTTTTCTCGAGGTAATGAATGTTTACACCGCCT
Coding sequences within:
- the purH gene encoding bifunctional phosphoribosylaminoimidazolecarboxamide formyltransferase/IMP cyclohydrolase, with product MTNVAEPVTIKRALISVSDKTGIVEFAQALSAQGVELLSTGGTYKLLCDNNIPAIEISDYTGFPEMMSGRVKTLHPKVHGGILARRGIDDAVMAKHGINPIDMVVVNLYPFEQTIANPDCDLPTAIENIDIGGPTMVRAAAKNFKDVAIVVNANSYETVLTEMQSNNGAISLDTRFDLCVQAFEHTSAYDGAIANYLGQKVAPGEDNFPRTFNLQFEKVQSMRYGENPHQKAAFYKEKSFSDSCAASAKQLQGKELSYNNMADTDAALETVKQFDGPACVIVKHANPCGVALGENILEAYEKAFATDPESSFGGIIAFNRPLDATTAQAIIDKQFVEVIIAPQVSPEASQVVSAKKNVRLLECGEWSTEIAHAFDFKRVTGGLLVQDRDDGIIVEADLEIVTQRAPTEDEIRDLLFAWKVGKMVKSNAIVYAKNSQTIGVGAGQMSRVNSARIAAIKAEHAGFEVKGSVMASDAFFPFRDGIDNAASVGITAVIEPGGSMRDEEVIAAADEHGMAMVFTRMRHFRH
- a CDS encoding DUF3426 domain-containing protein, translating into MAETITRCPKCHTSFRITEAHLKSAKGAVRCGSCLNIFNARAHLVQNAALETTPVETPKPKPKTKPKPLTNKPKKSAPKPAPIQKPVIEDTHKEDDDILISDDMPLDELDTEEKGDYEADFNDNILYSTSVGSQESNLFEREILQEDDDDEETSDESWALDLIDGAEDEQLYVRKDTSQDNNSADDANHDNNHDLSEDHYEESNYSDYHAEYSEKEIEEAAHRSTTDRIHEPVFTSAEPSLSELEAIIEPDYETAATPQHQFIHAIEPEPVEFSYRKNRHFLESKLLWAPLIGLMSIALVAQVAWLQFDRLNRTEPYRSYYAQACQWLNCTLPPLVNRAEIHAVNLVVRSHPERSNALVVDAVLQNAAAFPQRFPSLDLVFTDMQDQPVAARRFEPREYLGGEMAGKDSMPSKQPIHIALEIADPGPKAVGYRITIAQ
- the dusB gene encoding tRNA dihydrouridine synthase DusB, which translates into the protein MFQIGPYTIAGRTVLAPMAGVTDAPFRRLCRQFGAGLTTSEMVTSDTRLWSSNKTRSRLAGEAQEQTPISIQIAGSDPQMMAEAAQLAVANGAKIIDINMGCPAKKVCKKLAGSALLQNESLVAEILTTVVNSVSAPVTLKTRTGWDSTNRNGKRIARIAEESGIQALAIHGRTRACRFNGNAEYDTIAEIVDSVALPVIANGDIDTPQKAERVLAYTGAAAVMIGRPALGNPWIFEQVEHYLQEGKLKTTPSAHQLQKTLAWHLNELTVFYGETKGVRIARKHTRWYLERYQGAKTFLQHFNQLDTLQSQLEAVTNFFNRPETHEENAA
- the fis gene encoding DNA-binding transcriptional regulator Fis; the encoded protein is MNTADTLLREGAREFSTQPVNGEQYNSSQEPSLRDSVEKAVSNYFQHLDGQDVSDVYDMVLAEVEAPMLEVVMKYTRHNQTRAAQVLGLNRGTLRKKLKQYGLL
- the prmA gene encoding 50S ribosomal protein L11 methyltransferase, with product MPWLQLRIDSSRDQAPIVETALLENGSLAVTLEDNADQPIFEPELGETPLWQETRVTGLFDADVNTAQIRADIAKYFQRGTGKMLDSANWHLLEDKDWEREWMSHYHPIQCADNLWICPSWTSPPNPNAVNLMLDPGLAFGTGTHPTTFLCLKWLAEQAVEGKTVTDYGCGSGILGIAALLLGASKATGVDIDPQALLATRDNVQRNALQAEQFPVFFPDACPREPVDIVLANILAGPLVELAPTLGKLLKPGAKLCLSGVLNTQQQSIVAAYESSIDIDSVETKDEWICITGTAKP